One region of Wyeomyia smithii strain HCP4-BCI-WySm-NY-G18 chromosome 3, ASM2978416v1, whole genome shotgun sequence genomic DNA includes:
- the LOC129730218 gene encoding ATP-dependent DNA helicase PIF1 codes for MNPDDASLTCAVNAEWLNAQGVSMKKISYKQATLRLVRNTLKEMFLSISTDKAEAMKLRLRGINVHSKFMAEGKASIRFGEEKCTLFLSNAPPGLLVQFLKIIFIKITSGKSSTGDSKEDMLKKTRAHLLSGKANQFDDISPVTNAELARARKLATGKGSVTTPSPPQKRKRVSGETDRPAPKKLYTPSPLTGSLDPDILNEQQRAVMDACTSGRSVFFTGSAGTGKSFLLRKIISKLPPDGTVATASTGVAACLIGGTTLHSFAGIGSGEAALQRCYEMASRSNSSQIWRKCKRLIIDEVSMVDGDYFEKIEAVARYVRKNDKPFGGIQLILCGDFFQLPPVVKQDKFSRGALSQDTNSQSALRFCFQTKAWKECVQNCYELTVVHRQKDAEFVSILNSIRIGRVTTEIRDRLAATSKQKIEVEGILATQLCSHTNDADLINQSKLNNLPGEEKVYHASDSDAYMSKQLDQQVQAPGKLTLKVGAQVMLLKNLNIAEGLVNGARGVVLDYVQGYPLVKFKKREFLVKPEKWSIKTAGAVIVSRTQVPLKLAWAFSIHKSQGLTLDCVEMSLSKVFEAGQAYVALSRAQSLDSLRVLDFDGKQVWANPKVLEFYRDLRRQIRDRELMAPVAVGGQRKKEGGLKKSLSAMGLTKSLMSKPLVTIN; via the exons ATGAATCCGGACGATGCAAGCTTAACGTGTGCTGTGAACGCCGAATGGCTTAACGCGCAAGgtgtttcaatgaaaaaaatttcttacAAGCAAGCTACATTGCGTTTGGTTCGAAATACGTTGAAAGAAATGTTTCTTTCTATTTCCACGGATAAAGCGGAGGCTATGAAATTGAGACTGAGAG GTATAAATGTACATTCTAAATTTATGGCCGAAGGAAAAGCTTCCATTCGCTTCGGTGAAGAGAAATGTACTTTATTCCTTTCGAATGCCCCACCAGGACTGCTGGTTCAGTTCCTCAAGATAATCTTCATCAAAATCACCTCTGGTAAATCATCTACCGGGGATTCCAAAGAAGATATGCTTAaaaaaactcgtgcccatctacTTTCTGGAAAAGCAAACCAATTTGACGATATTAGTCCGGTAACGAATGCCGAATTGGCTCGAGCTAGAAAATTAGCAACTGGAAAGGGATCGGTAACAACACCTTCTCCGCCGCAGAAACGGAAACGTGTTTCCGGGGAAACTGACAGGCCTGCACCGAAGAAGCTTTATACTCCATCACCGTTAACCGGAAGCCTTGATCCAGATATACTGAACGAACAACAACGTGCGGTAATGGATGCTTGCACGTCGGGAAGAAGCGTTTTCTTTACCGGTTCTGCCGGAACGGGGAAAAGTTTTCTGCTGCGGAAAATTATTTCTAAGCTTCCACCGGATGGTACAGTTGCAACGGCTTCCACTGGAGTGGCTGCTTGCTTGATTGGTGGCACCACTTTGCATTCGTTTGCTGGTATCGGGAGCGGAGAAGCTGCTTTGCAGCGCTGTTACGAGATGGCTTCACGGTCTAACTCCAGTCAGATTTGGCGGAAATGCAAACGATTAATTATTGATGAAGTTTCTATGGTAGATGGAGATTACTTTGAG AAAATTGAAGCAGTTGCACGTTATGTTCGCAAAAATGATAAACCTTTCGGTGGTATTCAATTAATTCTATGCGGGGATTTCTTTCAGTTGCCTCCTGTTGTCAAGCAAGATAAATTCTCCCGTGGTGCTCTATCTCAGGACACCAATTCGCAATCAGCCTTACGATTCTGTTTCCAAACGAAAGCATGGAAGGAATGTGTGCAAAACTGTTATGAACTGACCGTGGTTCACCGACAGAAGGATGCGGAATTTGTGTCCATACTGAACAGTATTAGAATCGGTCGAGTGACGACTGAGATTAGGGACCGACTGGCTGCTACTTCGAAGCAGAAGATTGAGGTTGAaggtattttggcaacacaactTTGCTCGCATACAAATGACGCCGATTTGATCAATCAATCTAAGCTGAACAATTTGCCGGGTGAAGAAAAGGTATATCATGCCTCCGATAGTGATGCGTACATGAGCAAGCAACTGGATCAGCAAGTTCAAGCTCCCGGAAAATTAACTCTGAAGGTAGGAGCTCAGGTTATGCTGCTCAAAAATCTCAACATAGCTGAAGGTCTGGTGAACGGTGCTCGTGGAGTTGTGTTGGACTACGTGCAGGGTTACCCACTGGTCAAGTTTAAGAAACGGGAATTTCTAGTCAAACCGGAAAAGTGGTCCATCAAAACCGCTGGAGCCGTCATCGTTAGTAGAACTCAAGTCCCCCTAAAGCTTGCATGGGCTTTTTCGATACACAAATCTCAAGGATTAACGTTGGATTGCGTTGAGATGTCTCTGTCGAAAGTGTTCGAAGCGGGCCAGGCCTATGTGGCGTTAAGCCGGGCTCAAAGCCTAGACAGTTTGCGGGTCCTAGACTTCGATGGCAAACAAGTTTGGGCTAATCCCAAAGTGTTGGAGTTTTACCGTGATCTTCGTCGGCAGATACGCGATAGGGAGCTTATGGCTCCAGTGGCAGTGGGAGGCCAACGGAAGAAGGAAGGTGGACTGAAAAAATCGCTCTCTGCTATGGGACTGACCAAGTCGCTCATGAGCAAACCATTGGTGACGATCAACTAA